GAGGCGGCCGTCGGGGGTGGTCGCGCCGAGCGCCCGGGCGCCGGGGCTGGTCATGTGGCGGAGCACGATGTGGCGTCGTACGCCCACCTCGTCCGCGCCGAGTCCGAAGGCGAGCGCCTGCACGGCGAGCGCCTCGTCGACGTGCTCCGTGAGGTCCAGGGGGCCGATGGCTGCTTCGTCCGTCATGGGCGAACCCTAGCCGCCGGCGGTCAGAAGAGGACGCTGGTAAAAGCGCCGACCTCGCGGAAGCCGACCCGGCGGTACGAGGCGCGGGCGGGGGTGTTGAAGTCGTTGACGTAGAGGGAGACGACGGGGGCGACGTCGGCGAGGGCGTAGCGGAGCACGGCGGTCATGCCCGTGACGGAGAGGCCCCGGCCGCGGTGTTCGGGGGCGACCCAGACGCCCTGGATCTGGCAGGCGGCGGGGGTGGCCGCGCCGATCTCCGCCTTGAAGACGACCTTGCCGTGGTCGTCGAGGCGGGCGAAGGAGCGGCCCGCGCCGACCAGTTCGGCGACGCGCGCCTGGTAGAGGAGGCCGCCGTCACCGGCCATCGGGGAGACGCCGACCTCTTCGGTGAACATGGCGATGCACGCGGGCATGATCGTTTCCATCTCGTCCTTGCGGATGCGGCGGACGAGGGGGTCGGGGGTGATGTCGGCGGGGAGCTGCTCGGCGACCATCACGGGCTGGTGGGCGCGGACCTCGCGGGCGGGGCCCCAGCTCGGTTCGAGGAGCCGCCACAGGAGGGACGTGGCCTCGGCGGGGCCGACGATGGAGGAGCAGCGGCGGCCGGTGCGGCGGGCGCGGTCGGCGAAGGCGCGGACGGCCTCGTCCGTGGCGCAGATGGGGACGAGGTTGGCGCCGGAGTAGCAGAGGCTGCGGAGTCTGCCGGACTCGTACCAGCCCCACATCTCGCCGCCGAGCCGCCAGGGGTCGAGGCCCGCGACCTGGACCCGGGAGGTCACGAAGGCGTTGTTGACGGGCTCGCTCTCCAGCAGGGCGAGGGCCTCGCCCAGGTCGCCGGGTGCGAGGACGCGGCAGGTGGTCGTCGTCAACACGTGGAGTGCCTCACCGTACGGATCGCTGATCTCCGCACTGTACCCGGGACGTTCGAAAGCACCCAGCCGGACCGAAAAGCCGTGCTCGCGGGCGCGGACGGCAGGGGGCGGGGAGGGGCGGCGCGGACAGGAGCGGCGCCCCGCCCGCCCCGGACGACGACCCTGCCGACAGCGCTCGGGAAACGCGCGTGCCCCGCGTTCCGGCGGGAACGCGGGGCAGGCGGGGGCCGCCGGGAGCTACTTCCCGATCGCGACCGTCGGCTCGCCGGAGGGGACGCCGTCCCTCTCCATCTGCTCGGCGATCTTCATGGCCTCTTCGATGAGGGTCTCGACGATCTTCGATTCCGGGACGGTCTTGATGACCTCGCCCTTCACGAAGATCTGGCCCTTGCCGTTGCCGGAGGCGACGCCGAGGTCGGCCTCGCGGGCTTCGCCGGGGCCGTTGACGACACAGCCCATGACGGCGACGCGGAGGGGGACCTCCATGCCTTCGAGCCCGGCGGTGACTTCCTCGGCGAGCTTGTAGACGTCGACCTGGGCGCGGCCGCAGGACGGGCAGGAGACGATCTCCAGGCGGCGGGGCTTGAGGTTCAGGGACTCCAGGATCTGGATGCCGACCTTGATCTCCTCGACCGGCGGGGCGGAGAGGGAGACCCGGATGGTGTCGCCGATGCCCTCGGAGAGGAGGGC
This is a stretch of genomic DNA from Streptomyces sp. NBC_00237. It encodes these proteins:
- a CDS encoding GNAT family N-acetyltransferase; protein product: MLTTTTCRVLAPGDLGEALALLESEPVNNAFVTSRVQVAGLDPWRLGGEMWGWYESGRLRSLCYSGANLVPICATDEAVRAFADRARRTGRRCSSIVGPAEATSLLWRLLEPSWGPAREVRAHQPVMVAEQLPADITPDPLVRRIRKDEMETIMPACIAMFTEEVGVSPMAGDGGLLYQARVAELVGAGRSFARLDDHGKVVFKAEIGAATPAACQIQGVWVAPEHRGRGLSVTGMTAVLRYALADVAPVVSLYVNDFNTPARASYRRVGFREVGAFTSVLF